The proteins below come from a single Cylindrospermopsis raciborskii Cr2010 genomic window:
- the accC gene encoding acetyl-CoA carboxylase biotin carboxylase subunit, with protein sequence MKFDKILIANRGEIALRILRACEEMGISTVAIHSTVDRNALHVQLADEAVCIGEPASAKSYLNIPNIIAAALTRGATAIHPGYGFLAENARFAEICADHQIAFIGPTPEAIRLMGDKSTAKETMQKAGVPTVPGSDGLVETETQGLAIAHQIGYPVMIKATAGGGGRGMRLVRSEDEFIKLFHAAQGEAGAAFGNAGVYIEKFIERPRHIEFQILADNYGNVIHLGERDCSIQRRNQKLLEEAPSPALDEDLREKMGHAAVKAAQFINYTGAGTIEFLLDKSDHFYFMEMNTRIQVEHPVTEMVTGVDLLVEQIRIAQGERLKFDQDKVTLQGHAIECRINAEDPDHDFRPSPGKISGYLPPGGPGVRIDSHVYTDYQIPPYYDSLIGKLIVWGPDRHTAINRMKRALRECAITGLPTTIGFHQRIMEHPQFLQGQVYTSFIQDMKLP encoded by the coding sequence ATGAAGTTTGACAAGATTTTAATTGCCAATCGGGGGGAAATAGCCCTTCGTATTCTCCGGGCCTGTGAAGAAATGGGAATTTCCACAGTTGCTATTCACTCTACCGTTGACCGTAATGCTCTACACGTTCAATTGGCTGATGAAGCGGTTTGTATTGGTGAACCAGCTAGTGCTAAAAGTTACTTAAATATTCCCAACATTATTGCAGCAGCCTTAACCAGGGGTGCAACTGCTATTCACCCAGGTTATGGTTTTCTCGCAGAAAATGCCAGATTCGCGGAGATTTGTGCAGACCACCAAATTGCATTTATTGGCCCTACACCAGAAGCAATTCGCTTAATGGGGGATAAATCCACAGCCAAGGAAACCATGCAAAAGGCTGGAGTTCCCACAGTTCCCGGTAGTGATGGACTGGTGGAAACTGAAACCCAAGGACTGGCGATCGCTCACCAGATAGGTTACCCTGTGATGATCAAGGCCACTGCTGGAGGTGGTGGAAGGGGTATGCGTCTTGTGCGTAGTGAAGATGAGTTTATTAAGCTGTTCCATGCAGCTCAAGGAGAAGCTGGCGCCGCTTTTGGTAATGCTGGTGTCTATATAGAAAAATTTATCGAACGTCCCCGACACATCGAATTTCAAATCCTGGCGGATAACTATGGTAATGTCATCCATTTAGGAGAAAGGGACTGTTCTATTCAGCGTCGTAACCAAAAGTTATTAGAAGAAGCTCCTAGTCCTGCTCTAGATGAAGATCTACGTGAAAAAATGGGACATGCAGCTGTAAAAGCAGCACAGTTTATCAACTACACAGGTGCTGGAACCATTGAATTTCTCTTAGATAAGTCAGATCATTTCTACTTTATGGAAATGAACACCCGGATTCAAGTAGAACACCCAGTGACTGAAATGGTCACCGGTGTGGATCTTCTGGTGGAGCAAATTCGTATTGCTCAAGGTGAAAGACTCAAATTTGACCAGGATAAGGTCACCCTCCAAGGCCATGCTATCGAATGTCGCATCAATGCTGAAGACCCAGATCATGACTTTCGTCCATCACCTGGTAAAATCAGTGGTTACTTACCACCAGGAGGACCAGGGGTAAGAATTGATTCTCATGTTTACACAGATTACCAAATCCCTCCCTACTACGATTCCCTGATTGGTAAATTAATCGTCTGGGGACCTGATCGCCATACAGCTATTAATCGTATGAAACGGGCCCTAAGGGAATGTGCAATTACCGGATTACCTACAACCATTGGATTTCATCAAAGGATTATGGAACATCCACAGTTTTTACAAGGTCAGGTTTACACCAGTTTCATACAGGATATGAAACTTCCCTAG
- a CDS encoding phosphoribosylanthranilate isomerase, whose amino-acid sequence MRIKICGITQPQQSLAITQLGATALGFICVPSSPRYVSIEQINLATSHIPDHIDKIGVFANSTIFEITKVVSSSSLTGVQLHGDETPLFCEELRQVLPNIELIKAFRVRSWEQLETTLNYTSGVDTFLLDAYHPQQLGGTGKTLDWQVLQSFRPALPWFLAGGLTPDNVLTALTQIHPDGIDLSSGVERSPGDKDLDKVALLFSRINQL is encoded by the coding sequence ATGCGAATTAAAATTTGCGGTATCACTCAACCACAACAATCTTTGGCAATTACCCAACTGGGTGCAACTGCTTTAGGTTTTATTTGTGTACCTAGTTCACCCCGCTATGTCAGTATAGAACAGATTAACCTAGCTACTTCCCATATACCTGACCATATTGATAAAATTGGTGTGTTCGCAAACAGTACCATTTTTGAAATTACCAAAGTGGTCAGTTCATCAAGTTTAACCGGTGTACAATTACATGGGGACGAAACACCACTGTTCTGTGAGGAACTACGTCAAGTCCTGCCTAACATAGAACTAATTAAAGCCTTTAGGGTAAGGAGCTGGGAACAGCTAGAAACCACCCTCAACTACACCAGTGGTGTGGACACATTTCTATTGGATGCTTATCATCCCCAACAGTTGGGAGGAACAGGCAAAACTTTGGATTGGCAAGTCCTACAATCCTTCCGCCCCGCCCTTCCCTGGTTTTTGGCGGGAGGATTGACTCCAGATAATGTTCTTACCGCCCTTACTCAAATCCACCCAGATGGTATTGACCTCTCTAGTGGAGTAGAGCGATCGCCTGGGGACAAAGATCTAGACAAGGTGGCTCTTTTATTTTCTCGAATCAATCAACTTTAA
- the hemN gene encoding oxygen-independent coproporphyrinogen III oxidase: MVFVLPGVKFDLDLIQKYDTRAPRYTSYPPATELSETFTTQDWEMAISHSNHRHTPLSLYFHIPFCQTPCYFCGCNTVISHNKKIAEPYVNNLAQEIKNTSRLIDTSRPVLQIHWGGGTPNYLEIRQVEFLWETINRYFSVDANAEVSIEINPRYINRDYINSLRSIGFNRISFGIQDFDPQVQLAVNRIQPEKMLFDAMDWIKQANFSSVNVDLIYGLPYQNLQGFQETLTKTIALDPDRIVVFNFAYVPWMKPVQKKIDPTTLPTAQEKLDIMKMTIEQLTSHQYLFIGMDHFAKHNDELAIAQVNGTLKRNFQGYTTHAETELFGFGITAISMLDNAYSQNYKDLKHYYQSVEMGAVPISKGIQLTPDDMIRRDVIMSIMSHFCLRKLEIEAKYHINFDQYFHEELLELGRLERDGLVNLFADEIQVTDIGRLLVRNIACHFDAYSKMKESKFSRTI, translated from the coding sequence ATGGTTTTCGTTTTACCAGGTGTCAAATTTGATTTGGACTTGATTCAAAAATATGACACTCGCGCTCCTAGATACACTAGTTATCCACCCGCTACAGAATTATCTGAAACATTTACAACTCAAGACTGGGAAATGGCTATTTCTCATTCTAATCACCGTCATACCCCCCTGTCTTTATATTTCCACATTCCTTTCTGTCAAACTCCTTGCTATTTTTGCGGTTGTAATACGGTCATCTCTCATAACAAGAAGATTGCTGAACCTTATGTGAATAATTTAGCTCAGGAAATAAAAAACACTTCTCGTCTTATTGATACAAGTCGCCCTGTTCTTCAAATTCACTGGGGTGGAGGTACTCCCAATTATCTGGAAATACGTCAAGTCGAATTTCTATGGGAAACTATTAATCGCTATTTCTCTGTTGATGCAAATGCGGAAGTTTCTATTGAAATTAACCCCCGTTATATCAATAGAGACTATATTAACTCTCTGCGAAGTATTGGCTTTAATCGCATTAGCTTTGGTATCCAAGACTTTGACCCCCAAGTACAACTAGCAGTTAACCGAATTCAACCAGAAAAAATGCTGTTTGATGCTATGGACTGGATTAAACAAGCCAATTTTTCTAGTGTGAATGTGGATTTAATTTATGGTTTACCTTACCAAAATTTACAAGGTTTCCAAGAAACCCTCACCAAAACCATTGCTCTTGACCCAGACAGAATTGTTGTCTTTAATTTTGCCTATGTCCCCTGGATGAAACCAGTGCAAAAAAAAATTGACCCTACTACTCTACCCACCGCTCAAGAAAAACTAGACATCATGAAAATGACTATTGAGCAGTTGACTAGTCACCAATATCTGTTTATTGGTATGGACCATTTTGCTAAGCATAATGATGAATTGGCGATCGCTCAGGTTAATGGTACTTTAAAACGAAACTTCCAAGGTTATACCACCCATGCAGAAACTGAACTGTTTGGTTTTGGCATCACTGCTATCAGTATGCTAGATAATGCATATTCTCAAAACTATAAGGATTTGAAGCATTACTATCAATCTGTGGAAATGGGCGCAGTTCCCATCAGTAAGGGAATTCAATTAACTCCAGATGATATGATCAGACGGGATGTAATTATGTCTATTATGTCTCATTTCTGTCTACGCAAGTTGGAGATTGAAGCTAAATATCACATCAATTTTGATCAGTATTTCCATGAGGAACTCCTAGAATTAGGACGTCTAGAAAGGGATGGACTGGTAAATTTATTCGCTGATGAAATACAAGTCACGGATATTGGTAGATTGTTAGTGAGAAATATTGCTTGTCACTTTGACGCTTATAGTAAAATGAAGGAGTCTAAATTCTCCCGCACTATATAA
- a CDS encoding biliverdin-producing heme oxygenase has protein sequence MGNNLAVKLRSGTQKAHTDAENVGFMKCFVKGIVDKECLGKFLGNLYFVYGELEAAIAKHQQHPVIKVMYFPQLNRLPSLEKDMLFYYGDLWPSYLKPSLATQKYVARLQQLSTHQPALLLGHAYTRYMGDLSGGQMLQKIAQSALQLSGYEGTEFYNFEQIPDKQVFKNQYRQALDLVPVDETTADQIVAEANYAFYLNMEIVKELEPILMTKLGQANYNQLV, from the coding sequence ATGGGCAATAACTTAGCGGTAAAACTTCGCTCCGGTACTCAAAAAGCTCATACGGATGCAGAAAACGTGGGTTTTATGAAGTGTTTCGTCAAGGGGATTGTAGACAAAGAATGTTTGGGAAAATTTTTGGGCAATCTGTATTTTGTCTACGGTGAACTAGAAGCTGCAATTGCTAAACATCAACAACATCCTGTAATTAAGGTAATGTATTTTCCCCAACTAAATCGTCTTCCATCCTTAGAAAAAGATATGTTATTTTATTATGGTGATCTCTGGCCTAGTTACCTAAAACCATCCTTAGCTACTCAAAAATATGTTGCTCGTCTGCAACAACTTTCTACCCATCAACCTGCTCTACTATTAGGTCATGCCTATACCCGTTATATGGGTGATCTTTCCGGTGGACAAATGTTGCAGAAAATTGCTCAGTCAGCTTTACAACTCTCTGGTTATGAGGGAACTGAGTTTTATAATTTCGAGCAAATTCCCGATAAACAGGTTTTTAAAAACCAGTATCGCCAAGCATTAGATCTTGTACCGGTGGATGAGACAACTGCTGATCAAATTGTCGCTGAAGCTAATTATGCTTTCTATCTCAATATGGAGATAGTGAAAGAGTTGGAACCTATATTAATGACCAAGTTGGGTCAAGCTAACTATAATCAGCTAGTTTGA
- a CDS encoding DUF721 domain-containing protein yields the protein MSLKSVNQILGILQIESRCQEEPLLKLLNFWPEVVGVKVSRETRPLSIRRHVLWVATSSAAWSQNLTFGRYAILLKLNQRLSQLQIPALTDIRFSTAQWNEIAQNQTQETVCGQEHPSYLAQSNNINYTSQIAQPVVSVKMVFENWFRTKQVQDSHLPLCPQCQCPSPPGELERWTICSPCAAKVMERL from the coding sequence ATGTCGTTAAAATCCGTTAATCAAATTCTAGGGATTCTCCAAATAGAGTCCAGGTGTCAAGAAGAACCTTTGCTCAAGTTACTTAATTTTTGGCCGGAGGTTGTTGGTGTGAAAGTCTCTCGGGAAACTCGTCCCCTGTCCATACGGCGTCATGTTTTGTGGGTAGCAACTTCCAGTGCTGCTTGGTCACAAAATTTAACTTTTGGACGCTATGCCATCCTATTGAAGTTAAATCAGCGGTTAAGCCAATTGCAAATTCCTGCTTTAACAGATATTCGATTCTCAACTGCACAATGGAATGAAATAGCACAAAACCAAACACAAGAAACTGTCTGTGGACAAGAACATCCCAGCTATTTAGCACAGAGCAATAATATTAATTATACTAGTCAAATTGCTCAACCAGTGGTTTCAGTTAAAATGGTTTTTGAAAACTGGTTCAGGACTAAACAAGTCCAGGATAGTCATTTACCTTTGTGTCCCCAATGTCAGTGTCCATCCCCACCAGGGGAACTGGAACGCTGGACTATTTGTTCTCCCTGTGCTGCTAAGGTGATGGAGCGACTGTAG
- a CDS encoding PspA/IM30 family protein codes for MGLFDRLKRVVSANLNDLVNKAEDPEKMLEQAVLEMQEDLVELRQGVAQAIAAQKRTEKQYNDAVSEVNKWQRNAQLAVQKGDENLARQALERKKSANETSIALKTSLDQQTNQVDTLKKNLIQLESKIAEYKNKKDMLRARITAAKAQEQIGSMVTNMNSNSAMAAFERMEEKVLMQEARAQSTAELVGADLDSQFARLEGSSDIDDELAALKASILSPAPTPKGELPPAESSSSSQKDQSKSAEPVDAELEELRKQLDKL; via the coding sequence ATGGGATTATTTGATAGGTTAAAAAGAGTAGTTAGTGCCAATCTGAATGATTTAGTCAATAAAGCGGAAGATCCAGAAAAAATGCTGGAACAGGCCGTCTTGGAAATGCAGGAAGACCTGGTGGAACTTCGTCAAGGGGTGGCACAAGCTATTGCTGCCCAAAAACGCACGGAAAAGCAATATAATGATGCTGTTAGTGAAGTGAATAAGTGGCAGCGCAATGCCCAGTTGGCTGTACAAAAAGGAGATGAGAACCTGGCACGTCAGGCTTTAGAAAGGAAGAAAAGTGCTAATGAAACCTCTATAGCTCTCAAAACTAGTTTAGACCAGCAGACTAATCAGGTAGACACTCTTAAAAAAAACCTGATCCAATTGGAAAGCAAAATTGCTGAGTACAAAAACAAAAAGGACATGCTCAGGGCGCGGATTACTGCCGCTAAAGCTCAAGAACAGATTGGCTCGATGGTTACTAATATGAATAGTAATAGTGCTATGGCTGCTTTTGAGCGAATGGAAGAGAAAGTTCTCATGCAAGAGGCTCGTGCCCAGTCTACAGCAGAATTAGTGGGTGCGGATTTAGATAGTCAATTTGCTCGTCTGGAAGGTAGTAGTGATATTGATGATGAATTGGCAGCTTTGAAAGCCAGTATACTATCACCAGCTCCTACACCTAAAGGAGAATTACCTCCTGCTGAATCTAGCAGTAGTTCCCAAAAGGATCAAAGCAAATCCGCTGAACCCGTAGATGCTGAATTGGAAGAGCTGAGAAAACAACTGGATAAATTATAA
- a CDS encoding thioredoxin family protein codes for MSKGVITITDAEFASEVLAADQPVLVYFWAPWCGPCKLMTGLMNLAAEKYSDRLKIVKMEVDPNPDSVKTYQVEGVPALRLIASKKLKASTEGVIGKEKLLGWLNKNLDN; via the coding sequence ATGAGTAAGGGTGTAATAACTATCACTGATGCTGAATTTGCATCGGAGGTTCTAGCTGCTGATCAGCCAGTATTAGTCTACTTTTGGGCTCCCTGGTGTGGTCCTTGTAAATTGATGACTGGATTGATGAATCTAGCTGCGGAAAAATATAGCGATCGCCTGAAAATTGTCAAGATGGAGGTGGATCCAAATCCGGATAGCGTCAAAACCTATCAGGTAGAAGGTGTACCTGCATTGAGACTGATTGCATCTAAAAAATTAAAAGCTTCTACGGAGGGGGTGATCGGGAAGGAAAAACTTCTTGGTTGGTTGAATAAGAATTTAGATAATTAA
- a CDS encoding LL-diaminopimelate aminotransferase: MSKNKIRFAQRLQPLQSNVFSDMDTAKSLAIAAGQKLIDLSLGSSDLPAENHVIQAIAQSLHDPGTHGYLLFKGTQRFRQVAAEWYEQKFGIPIDPETEVLPLIGSQEGTAHLPLAILNPGDFALLLDPGYPSHAGGVYLASGQIYPIPLTPTNNFLPVLTDIPPAIVSQSKMMVLSYPHNPTGAIAPLSFFKEAVEFCQQHNIVLVHDFPYVDLVFTQGETNDSQSLAPSIFQADPEKTISIEFFTLSKSYSMGGFRIGYAIGNAQLIQALKQIKSSIDFNQYLGILNGAIAALTGDQESVKKTVDIFRQRRDGFIKSLHNKGWEVEIPKATMYIWAKLPNRWSNNSIKFCTELVQATGVAVAPGVGFGRGGEGYVRFALVQEMDILENAVEKIANFLM, from the coding sequence ATGTCCAAAAATAAAATCCGATTTGCACAACGTTTACAACCTTTACAGTCTAATGTATTTTCGGATATGGATACAGCTAAGTCTTTAGCTATAGCTGCGGGACAAAAGTTAATTGATTTATCCCTAGGATCTTCTGATTTACCAGCAGAAAATCATGTGATCCAGGCGATCGCCCAGTCCCTGCATGATCCTGGAACTCACGGTTATTTACTGTTTAAAGGTACTCAAAGATTCCGTCAAGTAGCAGCTGAGTGGTATGAACAGAAGTTTGGTATTCCCATAGACCCAGAAACAGAGGTTTTACCATTAATTGGCTCCCAGGAAGGAACTGCGCATTTACCCCTAGCAATTCTTAATCCTGGAGATTTTGCCCTATTGTTGGATCCGGGTTATCCTTCCCACGCGGGTGGAGTGTATTTAGCTAGTGGGCAAATCTATCCCATACCATTAACGCCAACAAATAACTTTTTACCCGTACTAACTGATATTCCCCCAGCAATTGTCAGTCAGTCTAAAATGATGGTTCTAAGTTATCCTCACAATCCCACAGGTGCGATCGCCCCTTTATCCTTTTTTAAGGAGGCTGTGGAATTTTGTCAACAGCATAATATTGTCCTAGTACATGATTTTCCCTATGTGGATTTAGTCTTTACCCAGGGAGAAACAAATGATTCCCAATCTTTAGCTCCTTCAATTTTCCAAGCAGATCCAGAGAAAACCATCAGTATAGAATTCTTTACCTTATCTAAATCCTATAGTATGGGTGGTTTCCGCATTGGTTATGCCATTGGAAATGCTCAATTAATTCAAGCTTTAAAGCAAATAAAGTCGAGTATAGATTTCAATCAATATTTAGGCATTTTAAATGGAGCGATCGCCGCCTTAACTGGTGACCAAGAAAGTGTTAAAAAAACGGTTGACATTTTTCGGCAAAGGCGAGATGGATTTATCAAAAGTCTACATAATAAGGGCTGGGAAGTAGAGATTCCAAAAGCCACCATGTATATTTGGGCAAAACTACCTAACAGATGGAGTAACAATTCAATTAAATTTTGTACGGAATTAGTACAAGCAACAGGGGTAGCTGTTGCTCCTGGGGTAGGGTTTGGTCGAGGTGGGGAAGGATATGTACGTTTTGCATTAGTGCAAGAAATGGATATATTGGAGAATGCAGTAGAGAAGATTGCCAACTTTTTAATGTAG
- a CDS encoding helix-turn-helix transcriptional regulator, whose protein sequence is MAKTLHSIFEAIAHVETEQELQQALMETISLHFGVHHWGISFREHQFLTGMEIPEIPAVCLEANPVGSYVVERHAPTHELLVLAPEDWKNFCTRHEHVMTGPIVCDGRLVGTLNFARDPGSPPFNNNDLADLSALCIHLSAKIATLQAKWNMVKPITECPLTARELEIAKLVAQGLTNGEIASQLWISQNTVKQSLKRMFKKLGVSARAEMVAKLH, encoded by the coding sequence ATGGCTAAAACACTCCACTCTATTTTTGAAGCAATAGCCCATGTTGAAACTGAGCAGGAATTACAACAAGCTCTTATGGAAACTATCAGCTTACATTTTGGTGTGCACCATTGGGGTATTTCCTTTAGAGAACACCAGTTCTTGACGGGAATGGAAATTCCAGAAATTCCTGCGGTTTGTTTGGAGGCCAATCCTGTAGGAAGTTATGTTGTAGAACGTCATGCACCTACCCATGAACTGTTAGTCTTGGCTCCAGAAGACTGGAAAAATTTTTGTACTCGCCATGAACACGTGATGACAGGCCCCATAGTTTGTGATGGTAGACTGGTGGGAACTCTTAATTTTGCCCGAGATCCTGGTAGTCCTCCCTTTAACAATAATGATTTGGCTGATTTAAGTGCTTTATGTATCCATTTATCAGCAAAAATCGCCACTCTCCAAGCTAAGTGGAATATGGTTAAACCCATTACTGAATGTCCTCTAACTGCTAGGGAGTTAGAAATTGCCAAATTAGTTGCTCAGGGGTTAACAAATGGGGAAATTGCCAGCCAACTTTGGATTAGTCAAAACACGGTTAAGCAGTCACTTAAAAGAATGTTTAAAAAGTTGGGTGTTTCTGCTCGTGCTGAAATGGTGGCGAAACTACATTAA
- a CDS encoding DUF3386 domain-containing protein: MTVTQISAQELFRAAYQNRYTWDENFPGYTADITYKYEGQEFTGKIRIDANFKWEVTQVEDEAAKKAIDSQTWEIAVHRVRRTFAQTHGENTFTYGGKDSSGAVEIIVGGKSAGDKYKVRNDVVTLVHRHIHGVVVTINTFSIHEMEAGYLSHTYDSVYHDPKTGEQKGGRSEFTDEYEKVGNYYILNRREIRTETPAGMSIQEFVFANLELLG, translated from the coding sequence ATGACAGTCACTCAAATCTCTGCCCAAGAACTTTTCCGGGCTGCATATCAAAATCGTTATACCTGGGATGAAAATTTCCCCGGTTACACAGCAGATATCACTTATAAATATGAGGGTCAGGAATTCACTGGCAAAATTCGTATTGATGCCAATTTCAAATGGGAAGTTACCCAAGTAGAAGATGAAGCTGCCAAAAAGGCAATTGACAGTCAAACTTGGGAAATTGCTGTCCATCGCGTAAGGCGCACGTTTGCCCAAACACATGGAGAAAATACCTTTACCTATGGTGGGAAGGATTCCAGTGGTGCGGTAGAAATTATTGTTGGCGGAAAATCAGCTGGTGATAAATATAAAGTTCGCAATGATGTAGTTACTCTTGTTCACCGTCATATTCATGGAGTTGTTGTGACTATTAACACTTTCAGTATTCACGAAATGGAAGCGGGATATCTATCTCATACTTATGATTCTGTGTATCACGATCCCAAGACTGGAGAGCAAAAAGGTGGTCGTAGTGAGTTCACGGATGAATATGAAAAAGTAGGCAATTATTACATTCTCAACCGTCGAGAAATCCGCACAGAAACCCCAGCAGGTATGTCAATTCAAGAATTTGTTTTCGCTAATCTGGAGTTACTGGGTTAG
- a CDS encoding alpha/beta fold hydrolase, producing the protein MLEFHPCGFGKKQVDTSLGSMVYYTQTSEPWDIGGIDKLPPLLFLHNFGGGASAFEWSKVYPAFAHKYRILAPDLIGWGDSDHPVRDYQIVDYLTTIREFIHQTCADTVTVVASSLTAALMIRIAISEPQTFEQLFLVCPAGFNDFGQGASRRLPLPVINLPFVDSLIYGLGAENELAVTNFLQNFLFVKSQRLSQEIVQAYLTSAQKRDGKYSALSFLKGNLYFDLSLYIPQLQVPTIFFWGEQAQFTNVSLGRRLASLNKMAIKDFQQVLDTGILPHLETPGVFIGLLSKYLDSQRVG; encoded by the coding sequence ATGTTAGAATTCCATCCGTGTGGCTTTGGTAAAAAACAAGTTGACACCTCTTTGGGTAGTATGGTCTACTATACCCAGACCAGTGAACCCTGGGATATTGGGGGAATTGACAAATTACCACCCTTACTATTTTTGCACAACTTTGGCGGTGGTGCTTCTGCTTTTGAATGGTCTAAGGTTTATCCAGCTTTTGCCCATAAATATCGCATTTTGGCACCAGATTTAATTGGTTGGGGAGATTCCGATCATCCTGTCAGAGACTATCAAATAGTTGATTATTTGACCACCATTAGGGAGTTTATTCACCAGACTTGTGCGGATACTGTAACAGTAGTTGCTTCGTCTTTAACAGCAGCTTTGATGATTCGCATTGCCATTTCCGAACCACAAACCTTTGAGCAGTTATTTTTAGTTTGTCCTGCGGGTTTTAATGATTTTGGTCAAGGTGCGAGTAGGAGATTACCGCTTCCAGTGATTAACTTACCCTTTGTTGACAGTTTGATTTATGGGTTGGGCGCAGAAAATGAACTAGCTGTAACCAATTTTCTACAGAACTTCCTATTTGTCAAATCACAAAGATTGTCACAAGAGATAGTGCAGGCCTATTTAACTTCTGCACAAAAGAGAGATGGTAAATATTCAGCCTTGTCATTCTTGAAGGGGAATCTTTATTTTGATCTGAGTTTATATATTCCTCAATTACAAGTGCCTACCATATTTTTTTGGGGTGAACAGGCCCAGTTTACTAATGTTAGTTTAGGGAGGAGATTAGCCAGTTTAAATAAAATGGCAATTAAAGATTTTCAGCAGGTGCTTGATACAGGCATTTTACCCCATTTAGAAACCCCCGGAGTTTTTATTGGTTTATTATCTAAATATTTAGATTCTCAAAGGGTAGGATAG
- a CDS encoding HugZ family pyridoxamine 5'-phosphate oxidase — translation MSDWAKIQSDYEDFHQQFSSIIIATVSDQGIPNASYAPFVMDELKNIYIYVSGLSIHTINIESRPDVSVLFIEDEGESTNIFARRRLNFDCRASLLERESSKWQEIVDQFQARFGTIIEVLKGLADFRVFQLTPTRGRFVIGFGAAYHIHGENLHQLVPIGRY, via the coding sequence ATGAGCGATTGGGCAAAAATTCAATCTGACTATGAGGACTTTCATCAGCAATTTTCTAGCATCATAATTGCTACGGTTAGTGACCAGGGGATTCCTAATGCTAGCTATGCTCCCTTTGTTATGGATGAATTAAAAAACATTTACATATATGTAAGTGGTTTATCCATTCATACTATTAATATTGAGTCTCGTCCAGATGTGAGTGTTTTATTTATTGAGGATGAGGGTGAAAGTACTAATATTTTCGCCCGTCGGCGTTTAAATTTTGATTGTAGAGCCAGTTTACTGGAAAGAGAATCGAGCAAATGGCAAGAAATAGTCGATCAATTTCAGGCAAGATTTGGCACAATTATAGAGGTTTTGAAAGGATTGGCTGATTTTCGAGTTTTTCAGCTGACTCCAACGAGAGGAAGATTTGTAATTGGCTTTGGTGCAGCTTACCATATTCATGGTGAGAACCTGCATCAACTTGTACCTATTGGTCGATACTAA